CTGCTCCAGCGGGTCCATGAAATATCACCCAGCAGCTCCCAGCGGCTGCCCAATCCTTGCGTAAAGCTCACAATCGCAGTATCGGGCAGTTCTATGTCACCCGTTGCAGGAGCATTTGCAGCAGTATTTGACCCAGGAGGCAACGGCGGCGTCGGTAGCGGACTGGAAGTAGACAAAGTCCCTTTCAGGGTGTGCTTAACCGACGACCGATAGGATACCCCGAGCCGCGTGGCAGGCGCAAGCTGCAACAACACACCCGCGTTCCAGCCCCAGGCGTAGTCGTCCGCCTTGAGCGTCCCCTGTATCCCGGATATCGTTTGAGATATATACTCCGCTTTCATATTCTGCAGGTTCGCACCGACGCCGATCGATATCATGTCGTTGACGCGATAGGCCAGCGAGGGGTTCACGTTTAACGTCTCGACGGAAAACTTGATGGACTGGTAACGGCCCCAAAAGCTGCTCTCGTATTCCGTTGCCAGACCGAAGGGCGCACTGATGCCGAGACCGACGTACAGGTCTTTGGTCAGCACCGAGGAAAGAAAGGCGTTGGGTATTAAATTCCAGCCGCCACCATCGCCGCCATCAGTACCGGTATTAGGCCCATAAACAGCCGCAGGAACTGGAATGGTGCTTCCCGTGTTACTGAACTTGATACTCGGCTTCACCGCAGTTAGACCGAGGGAAATCTCCTGGGCCTGGAGCTTGGTCATGCCGGCGGGATTGAAGAAAATGGTGCTGGCGTTCTCGGCTACCGCTGCCGAACCGGCGTA
The sequence above is drawn from the Deltaproteobacteria bacterium genome and encodes:
- a CDS encoding OmpP1/FadL family transporter, with translation MRGKRSFICAVAFLAALLCSGNVWAAGFQLFEQNASGIGNAYAGSAAVAENASTIFFNPAGMTKLQAQEISLGLTAVKPSIKFSNTGSTIPVPAAVYGPNTGTDGGDGGGWNLIPNAFLSSVLTKDLYVGLGISAPFGLATEYESSFWGRYQSIKFSVETLNVNPSLAYRVNDMISIGVGANLQNMKAEYISQTISGIQGTLKADDYAWGWNAGVLLQLAPATRLGVSYRSSVKHTLKGTLSTSSPLPTPPLPPGSNTAANAPATGDIELPDTAIVSFTQGLGSRWELLGDISWTRWSSVEAVNIYNVTIGATVKKLDTQFKDSWRAAFGANYKASEDWKFRFGLAFDQTPVPDAEHRMVSLPDSDRIAVATGVQYKPTKNSALDLGVEYLFMKATDINNSSAGLVKGDYSNNNALILGAQCSMSF